A stretch of the Streptomyces sp. NBC_00654 genome encodes the following:
- a CDS encoding oxygenase MpaB family protein, with amino-acid sequence MDDMDPGLFGPRSVTWQMHGDPMMWVAGVRALYLQALHPRAVRGVMQNSDFREDAWGRLMRTASFVGTLTYGTTPAAEKAGARVRKIHRALKATDPATGETYGIDEPELLLWVHCAEVDSYLQVERRSGYPLTDALADRYVDEHRRSARLVGLDPDRVPASTAGLTDYFDRVRHELAAGEEASDVDDFLCNPPVHPLLVPARAVLWRRVAALAYQSLPSYAHELYGRPAPPPEVVDRRLRAAGTALRAIPARLRWQLPPGHILKAMARLGPGSRPTPYKLRRQEAILDEGPGRARA; translated from the coding sequence ATGGACGACATGGACCCGGGGCTCTTCGGGCCCCGATCGGTCACCTGGCAGATGCACGGCGACCCGATGATGTGGGTCGCGGGAGTGCGGGCGTTGTACCTCCAGGCACTGCACCCGCGCGCCGTCCGGGGTGTCATGCAGAATTCCGACTTCCGCGAGGACGCCTGGGGGAGGCTGATGCGCACCGCCTCGTTCGTCGGCACCCTCACCTACGGCACCACCCCCGCCGCCGAGAAGGCCGGTGCCAGGGTCCGCAAGATACACCGTGCCCTCAAGGCCACCGACCCGGCGACCGGCGAGACCTACGGCATCGACGAACCGGAACTGCTCCTCTGGGTGCACTGCGCCGAGGTCGACTCCTACCTCCAGGTCGAACGCCGCTCCGGCTACCCGCTGACCGACGCCCTCGCCGACCGCTACGTCGACGAACACCGCCGGAGCGCCCGCCTCGTCGGACTCGATCCGGACCGTGTGCCGGCCTCCACCGCCGGGCTCACGGACTACTTCGACCGGGTGCGCCACGAACTCGCCGCAGGGGAGGAGGCGTCGGATGTCGATGACTTCCTGTGCAACCCGCCCGTTCATCCCCTGCTGGTTCCGGCGCGTGCGGTGCTCTGGCGGCGCGTGGCGGCACTCGCCTACCAGTCGCTGCCCTCGTACGCCCATGAGCTGTACGGCCGTCCGGCGCCGCCCCCGGAGGTCGTCGACCGCCGTCTGCGCGCCGCCGGTACCGCCCTGCGTGCCATCCCCGCCCGGCTGCGCTGGCAACTGCCGCCCGGACACATTCTGAAGGCGATGGCACGACTCGGCCCCGGAAGCCGCCCCACCCCGTACAAACTCCGCAGGCAGGAAGCCATACTGGACGAGGGGCCGGGGAGGGCGCGGGCGTAG
- a CDS encoding trans-aconitate 2-methyltransferase has product MFSDADVAALYDVLNPWEPVRRAEDGFYFPLVMDAESVLDIGCGTGAMLRLARERGHRGRLAGLDPDRAALERARRRADVEWIEGTAADARSGAGFALATMTGHAFQNLLTDHDVRSSLAAIHGTLRRGGRFVFDTRHPRARAWEGWTPANPDDIVDVVHEDGRALRYWHDVESVTGDVVTLRGTVAEPDGTVLRVLRESLRFLDVAALGRFLGGAGFLIEAQYGDWHRGPVTGDSREIVTVARRG; this is encoded by the coding sequence GTGTTCTCCGACGCTGATGTGGCCGCGCTGTACGACGTGCTGAACCCGTGGGAGCCCGTCCGACGGGCCGAGGACGGCTTCTACTTCCCGTTGGTCATGGACGCGGAGTCGGTGCTGGACATCGGCTGCGGCACCGGGGCCATGCTGCGGCTCGCACGTGAGCGGGGCCATCGGGGCCGGCTCGCCGGGCTGGACCCCGATCGTGCCGCGCTGGAGCGGGCCCGGCGCAGGGCCGATGTCGAGTGGATCGAGGGCACCGCGGCGGACGCGAGGAGCGGCGCCGGATTCGCGCTGGCGACGATGACCGGCCACGCGTTCCAGAACCTGCTCACCGATCACGATGTGCGCTCCTCGCTCGCCGCGATCCACGGGACGCTGCGCCGGGGTGGCCGCTTCGTCTTCGACACCAGGCATCCGCGGGCACGGGCCTGGGAGGGGTGGACCCCGGCGAACCCGGACGACATCGTCGATGTCGTCCACGAGGACGGCCGTGCCCTGCGCTACTGGCACGACGTCGAATCCGTCACCGGTGATGTGGTCACGCTCCGCGGGACGGTGGCCGAGCCGGACGGCACCGTGCTCCGCGTGCTCCGCGAGAGCCTGCGGTTCCTCGATGTCGCGGCGCTCGGCCGGTTCCTCGGCGGGGCGGGCTTCCTGATCGAGGCGCAGTACGGCGACTGGCACCGGGGACCTGTCACCGGGGACAGCCGGGAGATCGTCACGGTCGCCCGCCGCGGCTGA